The nucleotide window TCGTCGACGTGCATGTACGCCTTGCCGTTGCTCTCGTCGATGGCGAGGGAGTCCAGCGGGCACATGTCCACGCAGAGCGTGCAGCCGTCGATGCACTTCGACTCGTCGATGGTCACGGGCACGTCGGCCCGCTGGGGCACCAGAGGCATGGGTGTCTCCAGGAATGTGCGAGCAGGGATTGTCAGAGGGACCGGTGCAGCAGGCCGCTCATGGTGATGCGGTCGCCGCGGAAGCGGATGAACTCCAGGTCGACGGGGCGGCCGTCGGCGAGGTGAGTGAGGCGCTCCAGCATGAGGACGGCCGCGCCGCGCGGAGCTTCCAGTACGGCGGCGGAGTTGGCGTCCGCGTTGACCGCCTCCAGCGTGATCTCGGCGTGGCCGAGGCGCTGTCCGGTGATGGCTTCCAGCAGGCGGAAGACATCGGTGTTCTCCAGGTCGGCGTCGAGCAGGGCGGTGCCGAGGTCGAGCGGGATGTAGGTGAGGTCGAGGGAGAGGGGGAGGCCGCCCAGGCGGCGCAGACGTTCGATGTAGAGGACGTCGGTGCCTGTCGGTACCCGGAGGCGGTCGGCGACCGGGGCGGGTGCGGGGACGGGGCCCATCGTGCGGACCTCGTTGGTGACGTGGCCGTGTTCGCGGAGGGTTTCCGCCAGGCCCATGAGGCGGTCCAGGCCGTGGGGGTACTTCTGGGCGACGACGACCGTGCCGACGCCGGGCTGGCGTTCGACCAGGCCCTCGGCGCGGAGCAGGTCGAGGGCCTGGCGGACGGTGTTGCGGGAGGCGCGGTAGTCGGTGGCGAGGATCGACTCGTGGGGGAGGGCGCCGCCCGGGAAGCCGGCGGTCAGGAGTTGGTGGCGGAGGAGGTCGGCGAGTTGCCTGGCCCGGTCCGCGCGCAGCCGCCGCCGGTGGGCGGCGACGGTGGTCGCGCCTTGGCCGGCGTGGTCGCGGATACGGTCGGTGGGCATGTCCGGAACCATACCGATGAGGTAGGGAATCAAGTGTTGCCGAAGTGTTGCGCCACCTGACGCTCCGCCGGATACGCCGCTGACCTGCGGTGTTTCCTGGAGTGTGAGGAAGATCTGCCAGTCTGGGGTGATCCGCGGGTGGCTGGTTCGGGTTGGTGCGCAGCCGGTCCGTCGTGGGTGGTTCGTCTTTGGCCCGTACGGGTCCGTCGTGGGCGGTTCGCCTCTGGTCCGTACAGGTCCGTCGTGGGTGGTTCACCTTTGGTCCGTACGGGGTCGGGGGCGCGCCGGGGGGATCCGTCCTCAGGCCGGCGGGGAATCGGACTGCTGGAAAAAGTCCGACCAGTTGACGCGTCGGCCACTGCGAGCGGACACCCCGGCACCCCCCGGCCCTCGGCCCCCGGCCCCCGGCCCCCCGGCACACCCCCACGGCGCCCTGGCACACCCCCTCCCTCGCCGTACGCGGCTGCCCTGCCGCCCCAGGTGGTCGTGCCGTACGTACGCCGCCGTCGCCTCAGTCGCCTGCCGCGATCCTGCCCGTCACCTCGCCCAGGCCCACCTTTGTGCCGTCGGGGCCCGGGGCCCAGGCGGTGAGGGTGACCTCGTCGCCGTCCTCCAGGAACGTGCGCTTGCCGGTGGGGAGGTCGAGGGGGTCGCGGCCGTTCCAGGTGAGTTCGAGGAGGGAGCCGCGTTGGGCGGGGGCGGGGCCGCTGACCGTGCCCGAGCCGTAGAGGTCGCCCGTGCGGAGGGACGCGCCGTTGACCGTCATGTGGGCCAGTTGCTGGGCGGCCGTCCAGTACATCGTGGAGAAGGGGGGCTCGGAGACCGGGTGGCCGTTGATGGAGATGGTGATGCGCAGGTCGTAGCCGCCCGGGTCCTCGGTGGCGTCGTCCAGGTAGGGGAGCAGGTCGTGGGTGCGGGGCGGGGGTGTCACGCGGGCCGCGTCCAGGGCGTCCAGGGGGGTGATCCAGGCGGAGACGGAGGTGGCGAAGGACTTGCCGAGGAAGGGGCCGAGAGGGACGTACTCCCAGGCCTGGAGGTCGCGGGCGGACCAGTCGTTGAGGAGGCAGAGGCCGAAGACGTGGTCGCGGTAGGAGGACAGGTCGACCGGGGTGCCCATGGCGGAAGGCTTGCCCACGACGAAGCCGACCTCCGCCTCGATGTCCAGGCGGATGGACGGGCCGAAGACCGGCGCCGGGTCCGTGGGTGCTTTGCGCTGGCCGGAGGGGCGTACCACCTCGGTGCCGGAGACCACAACCGTGCCTGATCGGCCGTGGTAGCCGATGGGCAGGTGCTTCCAGTTGGGGGTCAGGGGGTCCTCGGAGTCGGGGCGGAAGATCTTGCCGACGTTCCGGGCGTGGTTCTCCGAGGCGTAGAAGTCGACGTAGTCCGCCACCTCGAAGGGGAGGTGGAGGGTGACGGAGGGCAGGGGGTGGAAGAAGGGGGCGATCGTCTCGCGGTGGGAGGGGACCGTCACCCAGGCCGTCAGGGCCCGGCGGACGTCCGACCACGCGGTGCGGCCGGCCGCGAGGAAGGGGGTGAGGGTGGGGTGGGCGAGCAGGGCGCCGTACGGGGAGCCGAGGGCCTGTGCCGCCGCGGCCGCGTCCAGGACGTGGTCACCGAGGCGGACGCCCACCGTGCGGGTGTCGGAGCCGGCCGGGCTGAACACCCCGTAGGGGAGGTTGTGCGGACCGAAGGGGTGGCCTTCGGGGACGTCGAAGGGGTCGCCCTCGGGGGCATCGAAGGGGGGCATTGGTGCTGCCTCGCTCTCGTGTTCTGCCGTCGTTCCGTCTGGTCGCGCCACACGTTACGGGGAGGTGACGGGAACGGGGAGTGTCTGAAGAGTTCACAATGTCCTGTTAAGGGGGGTCGGATCCGGAAATT belongs to Streptomyces graminofaciens and includes:
- the fahA gene encoding fumarylacetoacetase; amino-acid sequence: MPPFDAPEGDPFDVPEGHPFGPHNLPYGVFSPAGSDTRTVGVRLGDHVLDAAAAAQALGSPYGALLAHPTLTPFLAAGRTAWSDVRRALTAWVTVPSHRETIAPFFHPLPSVTLHLPFEVADYVDFYASENHARNVGKIFRPDSEDPLTPNWKHLPIGYHGRSGTVVVSGTEVVRPSGQRKAPTDPAPVFGPSIRLDIEAEVGFVVGKPSAMGTPVDLSSYRDHVFGLCLLNDWSARDLQAWEYVPLGPFLGKSFATSVSAWITPLDALDAARVTPPPRTHDLLPYLDDATEDPGGYDLRITISINGHPVSEPPFSTMYWTAAQQLAHMTVNGASLRTGDLYGSGTVSGPAPAQRGSLLELTWNGRDPLDLPTGKRTFLEDGDEVTLTAWAPGPDGTKVGLGEVTGRIAAGD
- a CDS encoding 4Fe-4S dicluster domain-containing protein, which gives rise to MPLVPQRADVPVTIDESKCIDGCTLCVDMCPLDSLAIDESNGKAYMHVDECWYCGPCAARCPTGAVTVNMPYLLR
- a CDS encoding GntR family transcriptional regulator; this encodes MPTDRIRDHAGQGATTVAAHRRRLRADRARQLADLLRHQLLTAGFPGGALPHESILATDYRASRNTVRQALDLLRAEGLVERQPGVGTVVVAQKYPHGLDRLMGLAETLREHGHVTNEVRTMGPVPAPAPVADRLRVPTGTDVLYIERLRRLGGLPLSLDLTYIPLDLGTALLDADLENTDVFRLLEAITGQRLGHAEITLEAVNADANSAAVLEAPRGAAVLMLERLTHLADGRPVDLEFIRFRGDRITMSGLLHRSL